In one window of Mesoplodon densirostris isolate mMesDen1 chromosome 4, mMesDen1 primary haplotype, whole genome shotgun sequence DNA:
- the USP50 gene encoding inactive ubiquitin carboxyl-terminal hydrolase 50 produces the protein MASQQPFTADDSGIYYVLTECTDHYDPFPVNEAVENQPHIQDVTGLRNLGNTCYMNAILQCLCSISPLVEYFLSGKYITALQKDCSEVATAFAYVMTDMWLGDSDCVSPEIFWSAFGKLYPAFMKKMQQDAQEFLIYVLNELHETLKKYHRRRSYEKRSIPRFCRKMIANESSIITRLFEGQLNYNIICLKCENCTYRNEVFTVLSLPIPSKYECSLQDCLQCFFQQDTLTWDNQIYCSFCETKKETTVKASISKAPKIIVFHLKRFDILGTMKRKLRTDIHYPLTNLDLTPYICPVFRKHPKYNLCALVNHSGDLDGGHYTAFCKNSVTHAWYNFDDTRVSEIPDTSVQTATAYLLFYSCQPFSIPIQKRKS, from the exons ATGGCTTCACAACAGCCTTTCACTGCAGATGACTCTGGTATCTACTATGTCCT CACGGAGTGCACAGATCACTATGACCCCTTTCCAGTTAATGAGGCTGTTGAGAACCAGCCCCATATCCAGGACGTGACTGGTCTGCGGAACCTGGGCAACACATGCTACATGAATGCCATCTTACAGTGTCTCTGCAGCATCTCACCGCTGGTGGAATACTTTCTCTCTGGAAAGTACATTACCGCTCTTCAAAA GGATTGCAGTGAGGTTGCCACTGCTTTTGCCTATGTGATGACAGACATGTGGCTTGGAGACTCTGACTGTGTCTCACCAGAAATATTTTGGTCAGCTTTTGGCAAACTCTACCCAGCATTTATGAAAAAGATGCAGCAAGATGCTCAGGAATTTTTGATTTATGTCCTGAATGAACTTCATGAAACTCTGAAAAAG TACCACCGAAGAAGATCATATGAAAAAAGATCTATTCCGAGATTCTGTAGGAAGATGATTGCCAACGAGTCCTCCATCATCACCCGGCTGTTTGAAGGGCAGCTCAATTATAACATCATATGTTTAAAGTGTGAGAACTGTACCTACAGGAACGAAGTCTTCACCGtcctctccctccccattccATCCAAATATGAGTGCTCTCTTCAG GACTGTCTCCAGTGTTTTTTTCAACAAGACACACTGACCTGGGACAACCAAATTTACTGTTCCTTTTGCGAAACCAAGAAAGAAACAACTGTGAAGGCCAGTATATCTAAAGCACCAAAAATAATTGTCTTTCACTTAAAAAG gtttGACATTCTGGGTACaatgaaaaggaaactgaggacaGATATTCATTACCCGCTCACTAACTTGGACCTTACTCCTTACATTTGTCCAGTTTTTCGGAAACATCCTAAATATAACCTCTGTGCACTGGTG AACCACTCTGGCGATCTGGATGGTGGCCACTACACTGCTTTCTGCAAAAACTCAGTGACTCACGCCTGGTATAACTTTGATGACACACGAGTCAGT